From a region of the Cucumis sativus cultivar 9930 chromosome 6, Cucumber_9930_V3, whole genome shotgun sequence genome:
- the LOC105435792 gene encoding probable WRKY transcription factor 12 isoform X1 has product MSNEGHDHEKEEDHPYYPQFDPFTHNFHHQKPFEVPPPLTNPYYEAFDIAPSSVGFYSDFSHASSQYDYHNIFSTPIEMSCSSSEVISSVDDALKKSSSLGRDLSSVVTGEHPSTPNCSSTTCSSDEVVAGGGDSSKSGEVKGFDDKKGENSKKVDEGKKKEKREKGPRFAFLTKTEIDNLEDGYRWRKYGQKAVKNSPFPRSYYKCTSQNCSVKKRVERSSEDPSFVITTYEGKHNHYCPITLRGHNPTGVLPPSVTPPLFPPSPNFFSAESFCENLHQQYQYGGLFQDFINNPSFNNSNQHPSN; this is encoded by the exons ATGTCAAATGAAGGTCATGACCATGAGAAGGAAGAGGATCATCCTTATTACCCACAATTTGATCCTTTCACTCACAACTTTCATCATCAAAAACCCTTTGAAGTTCCTCCTCCTTTGACAAACCCTTATTATGAAGCTTTTGATATTGCTCCTTCTAGTGTGGGGTTTTATTCTGATTTCTCACATGCCTCATCTCAATATGACTACCACAACATCTTCTCTACTCCCATTGAGATGTCATGCTCGTCGTCCGAGGTTATTTCTTCGGTCGACGATGCTTTGAAGAAGTCATCAAGTCTCGGTCGAGATCTGTCGTCAGTGGTGACTGGTGAGCACCCATCAACACCGAATTGTTCCTCTACTACGTGTTCGTCCGATGAGGTTGTCGCGGGTGGTGGTGATTCTTCCAAGAGCGGAGAGGTGAAAGGGTTTGATGATAAAAAGGGAGAAAATAGCAAGAAAGT ggatgaaggaaaaaagaaggagaaaagagaaaaagggcCCCGATTCGCCTTCTTGACCAAAACCGAAATTGATAATCTTGAAGATGGATATAGATGGAGAAAATACGGTCAGAAAGCAGTCAAAAACAGCCCTTTTCCAAG AAGTTATTATAAATGCACAAGTCAAAATTGCAGTGtgaaaaaaagagtagaaagATCATCAGAAGATCCATCTTTTGTTATAACAACATATGAAGGCAAACACAACCATTATTGTCCAATTACACTTCGTGGCCATAACCCCACCGGAGTCTTGCCGCCCTCCGTCACTCCGCCCTTGTTTCCCCCGTCGCCCAACTTCTTCTCCGCCGAGTCCTTCTGTGAAAATCTGCACCAACAATATCAGTATGGCGGCCTGTTCcaagattttatcaataatccatcatttaataattcaaaccaacacccatcaaattaa
- the LOC105435792 gene encoding WRKY transcription factor 28 isoform X2, with amino-acid sequence MSNEGHDHEKEEDHPYYPQFDPFTHNFHHQKPFEVPPPLTNPYYEAFDIAPSSVGFYSDFSHASSQYDYHNIFSTPIEMSCSSSEVISSVDDALKKSSSLGRDLSSVVTGEHPSTPNCSSTTCSSDEVVAGGGDSSKSGEVKGFDDKKGENSKKVDEGKKKEKREKGPRFAFLTKTEIDNLEDGYRWRKYGQKAVKNSPFPSVKKRVERSSEDPSFVITTYEGKHNHYCPITLRGHNPTGVLPPSVTPPLFPPSPNFFSAESFCENLHQQYQYGGLFQDFINNPSFNNSNQHPSN; translated from the exons ATGTCAAATGAAGGTCATGACCATGAGAAGGAAGAGGATCATCCTTATTACCCACAATTTGATCCTTTCACTCACAACTTTCATCATCAAAAACCCTTTGAAGTTCCTCCTCCTTTGACAAACCCTTATTATGAAGCTTTTGATATTGCTCCTTCTAGTGTGGGGTTTTATTCTGATTTCTCACATGCCTCATCTCAATATGACTACCACAACATCTTCTCTACTCCCATTGAGATGTCATGCTCGTCGTCCGAGGTTATTTCTTCGGTCGACGATGCTTTGAAGAAGTCATCAAGTCTCGGTCGAGATCTGTCGTCAGTGGTGACTGGTGAGCACCCATCAACACCGAATTGTTCCTCTACTACGTGTTCGTCCGATGAGGTTGTCGCGGGTGGTGGTGATTCTTCCAAGAGCGGAGAGGTGAAAGGGTTTGATGATAAAAAGGGAGAAAATAGCAAGAAAGT ggatgaaggaaaaaagaaggagaaaagagaaaaagggcCCCGATTCGCCTTCTTGACCAAAACCGAAATTGATAATCTTGAAGATGGATATAGATGGAGAAAATACGGTCAGAAAGCAGTCAAAAACAGCCCTTTTCCAAG TGtgaaaaaaagagtagaaagATCATCAGAAGATCCATCTTTTGTTATAACAACATATGAAGGCAAACACAACCATTATTGTCCAATTACACTTCGTGGCCATAACCCCACCGGAGTCTTGCCGCCCTCCGTCACTCCGCCCTTGTTTCCCCCGTCGCCCAACTTCTTCTCCGCCGAGTCCTTCTGTGAAAATCTGCACCAACAATATCAGTATGGCGGCCTGTTCcaagattttatcaataatccatcatttaataattcaaaccaacacccatcaaattaa